One genomic window of Bacillus mycoides includes the following:
- a CDS encoding ArsB/NhaD family transporter, which yields MEHSAHEVANWQYYFAIAVFLVTYGFIISEKLNRAVIALFGAAIMIIFGIVDLHTAFTSHIQWETITLLIGMMILVHITSQSGVFEFVAIKAAKAAGGKPIRILLLLSLLTAVGSAFLDNVTTVLLIVPVTLSITRILKVNPVPYLISEVLFSNIGGTATLIGDPPNIMIGSANKHLDFNAFLLNLAPIVLIIAIVTLGIIYFMYRNKLKTTTEQIKILMALNEKDYIKDQSLLLKSITILGLTILGFVLHSIIHVDAAVIAMTGATLLMLIGVKEHDIEDVFAHVEWVTIFFFAGLFVLVGGLIDIGLISSLAKEVIDVTNGDIGFAAILILWVSGIASATIDNIPFVATMIPLIQDLATGLGLSVDSPQIEVLWWALSLGACLGGNGTLIGASANVVVAGIAKREGHGFSYMDFLKIGFPLTIIALLLSHAYIYLRYLM from the coding sequence TTGGAACATTCAGCACATGAAGTAGCAAATTGGCAATATTATTTTGCAATTGCCGTATTTTTAGTCACGTACGGTTTTATTATTTCTGAGAAATTGAATCGTGCTGTAATCGCATTATTCGGTGCTGCTATTATGATTATTTTTGGAATTGTAGATTTACATACTGCTTTCACATCACATATTCAATGGGAAACGATCACCCTTTTAATTGGGATGATGATTCTCGTACATATTACGAGTCAATCGGGCGTATTTGAATTTGTAGCTATTAAAGCAGCAAAAGCAGCTGGCGGAAAACCAATCCGCATTTTATTATTACTATCCCTATTAACCGCTGTCGGTTCTGCATTTTTGGACAACGTAACAACCGTATTATTAATCGTACCTGTTACACTATCCATTACACGTATTTTAAAAGTAAATCCTGTTCCTTATTTAATTTCAGAAGTACTATTTTCAAATATAGGCGGAACAGCAACACTAATCGGTGATCCGCCTAACATTATGATTGGATCGGCTAATAAGCATTTAGACTTTAATGCCTTTTTACTTAACTTAGCTCCAATTGTACTTATCATCGCTATCGTTACATTAGGCATTATTTACTTCATGTATCGTAACAAACTAAAAACAACAACTGAGCAAATTAAAATACTGATGGCATTAAATGAAAAAGATTATATTAAAGATCAAAGCCTCCTTTTAAAATCGATTACAATTTTAGGACTAACTATTTTAGGCTTTGTACTTCATTCTATTATTCATGTAGACGCTGCCGTTATTGCGATGACAGGTGCTACACTTCTTATGTTAATTGGCGTGAAAGAACATGATATTGAAGATGTATTTGCCCACGTTGAATGGGTAACCATTTTCTTCTTCGCTGGACTATTCGTTCTCGTTGGCGGGTTAATTGATATCGGACTTATTTCTTCACTCGCAAAAGAAGTAATCGACGTAACAAATGGCGACATCGGTTTCGCTGCTATACTTATCTTATGGGTATCTGGCATCGCATCTGCGACAATCGACAATATCCCATTTGTCGCAACGATGATCCCGCTTATTCAAGATTTAGCTACAGGACTCGGACTATCTGTCGATTCCCCGCAAATCGAAGTACTATGGTGGGCGTTATCTCTTGGAGCTTGCTTAGGAGGAAACGGAACGTTAATTGGAGCATCAGCAAACGTAGTCGTTGCTGGTATTGCAAAACGTGAAGGACATGGATTCTCTTATATGGACTTCTTAAAAATCGGTTTCCCCTTAACGATTATCGCATTATTATTATCACACGCTTATATATATTTACGTTACTTAATGTAA
- a CDS encoding DUF4440 domain-containing protein: MEGLSSLRECLYQLEERLLKPGVRTSQKELKKILAADFFEFGSSGKVLYKNEDIDKNGIGVVKMTLSDFEVHPLSKDVALTTYRIFNEINNQHSLRSSIWKFREGRWQMYFHQGTPAKF, encoded by the coding sequence ATGGAAGGTTTATCTTCATTAAGAGAGTGTTTATATCAGCTAGAGGAACGATTACTTAAACCAGGGGTTCGCACATCGCAAAAGGAGCTTAAAAAGATACTTGCCGCTGATTTTTTTGAGTTTGGAAGTTCTGGTAAAGTTTTATATAAAAATGAGGATATCGATAAAAATGGAATTGGTGTGGTAAAAATGACTTTGAGTGATTTTGAAGTACATCCATTATCCAAAGATGTAGCATTAACTACTTATCGAATATTCAATGAAATAAATAATCAACACTCGTTACGTAGTTCGATATGGAAATTTAGAGAAGGAAGATGGCAAATGTATTTTCATCAAGGTACACCTGCTAAATTTTAG
- a CDS encoding GNAT family N-acetyltransferase: MTMNLFQNKTIKLSAIREADAEVMAKWQEDSEYLRNVDTDLAFPQSLHEIASDGLLKGRRSNSVSFMLRTVQDDRLIGFVAIHGIEWNNRTGLLAIGIGDANDRGKGYGREALHLILKYAFYEMNLHRVGLDVISYNKAAIALYKKMGFQMEGCMREVVQRDGKCFDRMIMGILRDEWIELQN, from the coding sequence ATGACGATGAATCTTTTTCAAAATAAAACTATTAAATTATCAGCTATTAGAGAAGCAGATGCTGAAGTGATGGCTAAGTGGCAAGAGGATAGTGAATATTTAAGAAATGTAGATACAGACTTAGCATTCCCGCAATCGTTACATGAAATAGCGAGTGATGGGCTATTAAAGGGACGGAGATCCAATAGTGTTTCTTTCATGTTAAGAACAGTTCAAGATGATCGCTTAATTGGTTTTGTTGCAATTCACGGCATAGAGTGGAATAACAGAACAGGTTTATTAGCAATTGGTATAGGCGATGCAAATGATAGAGGAAAAGGATATGGGAGAGAAGCGTTGCATCTTATTTTAAAGTATGCGTTCTATGAAATGAATTTACACCGCGTTGGCCTCGATGTTATTTCTTATAATAAAGCTGCCATTGCGTTGTATAAAAAGATGGGTTTTCAGATGGAAGGGTGTATGAGAGAAGTAGTTCAGCGAGATGGAAAGTGTTTTGATCGAATGATTATGGGGATATTGCGGGATGAATGGATAGAGCTGCAGAACTAG
- a CDS encoding iron-hydroxamate ABC transporter substrate-binding protein, whose product MKKKLSILFSIMCILVLAACGQSKPNEEATKKTEKSNDPKIASMSIHLTNDLLALGITPVGSVIGGDLKDFLPHAKEQLKDTKKLGVATDPNMEALLQLKPTEIYVDEKYAGKDLAKYEKIATTHSFNLDEGTWRDHLKEVGKLVNREKEADKYIQDYEEQSKRVKSLIDKELGNNEKTMAIRVTAKELRVFSTKRPMGPILFQDLGLQPANGVEKIDGNRPFEVISQEVLPDFDADAIFVVVNRDDKAKEAFKQLQETPIWKDLKAVKGKHVYIINDQPWLDYSALGNKMAMDEAEKMFTK is encoded by the coding sequence ATGAAAAAGAAACTTTCCATTTTATTTAGCATTATGTGTATTTTAGTATTAGCAGCATGTGGTCAATCGAAACCTAATGAAGAGGCAACTAAAAAAACGGAAAAAAGTAATGACCCAAAAATTGCTTCAATGTCTATTCACTTAACAAATGATTTACTTGCATTAGGAATTACACCAGTAGGTTCTGTTATTGGCGGAGATTTAAAGGATTTCTTACCACACGCAAAAGAACAGCTGAAAGATACGAAGAAACTTGGCGTTGCAACAGATCCAAACATGGAAGCGTTACTTCAATTAAAGCCAACTGAAATTTATGTTGATGAAAAATATGCTGGCAAAGATTTAGCGAAATACGAAAAAATTGCAACAACACATTCTTTCAATTTAGATGAAGGTACGTGGAGAGATCATTTAAAAGAAGTAGGTAAACTTGTAAACCGTGAGAAAGAAGCGGATAAATATATTCAAGACTATGAAGAACAATCAAAACGAGTGAAAAGTTTAATAGATAAAGAGCTAGGTAATAACGAAAAAACAATGGCAATTCGCGTGACTGCAAAAGAATTACGTGTATTTAGTACGAAAAGACCGATGGGACCAATTTTGTTCCAAGACTTAGGATTACAACCTGCAAATGGTGTAGAGAAAATTGATGGAAACCGTCCTTTCGAAGTCATTTCACAAGAAGTATTACCTGACTTTGATGCAGATGCTATTTTTGTTGTCGTAAATAGGGATGATAAAGCGAAAGAAGCATTTAAACAACTACAAGAAACACCAATTTGGAAAGATTTAAAAGCTGTTAAAGGCAAGCATGTATACATTATTAATGACCAACCATGGCTTGACTATTCTGCTTTAGGTAACAAAATGGCAATGGATGAAGCGGAGAAAATGTTTACGAAATAA
- a CDS encoding FecCD family ABC transporter permease, protein MKDLFKTDKKRAITITTIFGCISIAVILISLNTGTLSIAPLKVIQTLFGYGDFESATVLYDYRMPRIIITMLAGIGLGVSGAILQGLSRNALADPGILGLHSGASFGLIVFVTLFHSINESASILIPLFTFGGGVLAAFLIVLLASDRSKGLLPIRLILVGIAVSAGFSALSLFFSLKLNDETYTFASRWLVGNVWGRDWIHVLALLPWILILTPYAWLKSKTLNALSLGDSVAAGLGVSVQKERLLLLATAVGLSCASVSMAGGIGFIGLVSPHIARKLVGSIYQHFLPLAGIIGMIILVLADTIGRSVFEPNSIPAGVVVAALGAPYFLYLLTKTK, encoded by the coding sequence GTGAAGGATCTTTTTAAAACGGATAAAAAGAGAGCTATTACTATAACTACAATTTTCGGATGTATAAGTATCGCTGTAATTTTAATTAGTTTAAATACAGGTACACTGAGCATTGCACCGCTCAAAGTGATTCAAACGCTTTTTGGTTATGGTGATTTTGAGAGTGCAACCGTGCTATACGATTATCGTATGCCAAGAATTATAATCACAATGTTAGCTGGCATTGGCCTTGGGGTTTCCGGTGCGATTTTGCAAGGATTATCTCGTAACGCGCTGGCTGACCCGGGGATTCTTGGACTGCATTCGGGTGCATCTTTCGGGCTTATTGTATTCGTTACTCTCTTTCATTCTATTAACGAGAGTGCATCGATTTTAATACCATTATTTACATTTGGCGGAGGAGTGTTAGCTGCATTTCTTATTGTTCTGCTTGCGAGTGATCGGTCAAAAGGTTTACTTCCCATTAGACTTATTCTGGTTGGTATTGCAGTTTCAGCTGGTTTTAGTGCACTTTCATTATTTTTCTCGCTCAAGTTAAATGATGAGACGTATACATTCGCTTCTAGATGGTTAGTTGGTAACGTGTGGGGAAGAGATTGGATTCATGTCCTAGCATTATTACCTTGGATTTTGATACTAACTCCGTACGCATGGCTGAAATCTAAAACGTTAAATGCACTGTCACTAGGTGATAGTGTAGCAGCAGGACTTGGTGTATCTGTTCAAAAAGAACGGTTACTGCTTTTAGCTACAGCGGTAGGATTGTCTTGTGCAAGTGTATCAATGGCAGGGGGAATTGGCTTTATCGGCTTAGTTTCTCCGCATATTGCAAGGAAGTTAGTAGGTAGTATATATCAGCACTTCCTTCCGTTAGCTGGCATTATTGGAATGATTATTTTAGTACTCGCAGATACGATAGGTCGTTCTGTATTCGAGCCAAACTCTATTCCGGCTGGCGTAGTAGTAGCGGCTTTAGGAGCGCCGTATTTTCTTTATTTACTTACAAAAACAAAATAA
- a CDS encoding FecCD family ABC transporter permease yields the protein MLHKSTVHAGNNRWIHIKFISFMSLTILCLMGSIFLAVAFGAKDIHLQTVWAAVFDYNPKLTQHQIIYELRLPRVIGAAVVGAAFAVAGAVMQGVTRNPLADAGVLGINAGAMFVVALSFAFFPHMPYSYLMIVSFIGAVLSTVLIFIIGSATSGGLTPMRLTIAGAVMAALLHSLSSGIAIYYDLSQDLAFWFAGGVAGVKWEHLKLLVPIILITIVFATVLGRSISLISMGDDVATNLGVKTNRTRILGMIIVVILAGVSVSAVGSIGFVGLVIPHIARKLVGVNYRLIIPMSALLGAMLLVLADLGARTVNPPKELAIGIMVALVGVPFFLYIARKVGSEL from the coding sequence ATGTTACATAAGTCGACTGTACATGCTGGAAATAATCGCTGGATACATATTAAGTTCATTTCTTTCATGAGCTTAACAATTTTATGCTTAATGGGGTCTATATTTTTAGCTGTTGCATTCGGTGCAAAGGATATTCATTTGCAAACGGTGTGGGCAGCGGTTTTTGATTACAATCCGAAATTAACGCAGCATCAAATTATTTATGAATTAAGGCTCCCAAGGGTAATTGGAGCGGCAGTTGTAGGGGCTGCTTTTGCAGTTGCTGGTGCTGTTATGCAAGGAGTAACACGAAATCCTTTAGCTGATGCAGGTGTGCTCGGAATAAATGCAGGTGCGATGTTTGTAGTAGCACTTAGTTTTGCTTTTTTCCCGCATATGCCGTATTCCTACTTAATGATTGTTTCCTTTATTGGAGCAGTTTTAAGTACCGTACTCATTTTTATTATCGGATCGGCAACATCAGGAGGGTTAACACCGATGAGGTTAACGATTGCTGGAGCAGTTATGGCAGCGCTTTTACACTCATTAAGTTCAGGTATTGCAATTTATTATGATTTAAGCCAAGATTTAGCGTTTTGGTTTGCTGGTGGTGTTGCGGGGGTTAAGTGGGAACACTTGAAACTTTTAGTGCCTATTATTCTCATAACGATTGTTTTTGCGACAGTGCTAGGGCGATCTATTTCACTCATATCAATGGGGGATGATGTTGCTACGAATTTAGGTGTGAAAACGAACCGAACGAGAATACTTGGGATGATTATAGTAGTCATTCTTGCAGGTGTGTCTGTTTCAGCTGTTGGTTCCATTGGATTTGTAGGACTTGTCATTCCGCACATCGCTAGAAAATTAGTAGGTGTTAATTATCGGCTTATTATTCCTATGTCAGCATTATTAGGAGCTATGTTATTGGTATTAGCTGATTTAGGGGCAAGAACAGTAAATCCTCCTAAAGAACTTGCGATAGGAATTATGGTAGCTCTTGTTGGAGTTCCGTTCTTCCTTTATATAGCACGTAAAGTTGGGAGTGAGTTATAA
- a CDS encoding DUF817 domain-containing protein, translated as MFYIKQLLYFTYEQALSCLFPVIIFLTLALSKIISIPGLYRYDFILIVCLLMQYIMYKTGLETKDELKVITVFHLIGLLLEIYKVHFGSWSYPEEAYSKVLGVPLYSGFMYASVASYICQAWRRLHLQMYHWPKAIFAVPLGAMIYFNFFTHHFLYDFRWVLTLLLFIVFFRTFVEFSLQGVTYKMPLVLSFFLIGFFIWIAENIATFFGAWQYPNQRETWNLVHLSKISSWFLLVVISIMIVTQLKHLKGSKG; from the coding sequence ATGTTTTATATAAAACAACTACTCTATTTCACTTACGAACAAGCATTATCTTGTTTGTTCCCAGTCATTATTTTTTTAACACTAGCCCTTTCAAAAATCATTTCTATCCCAGGATTATATCGCTATGATTTCATACTCATCGTATGTCTTCTTATGCAATATATAATGTATAAAACGGGACTTGAAACGAAAGACGAATTAAAAGTAATTACTGTTTTTCACCTTATCGGACTTCTACTAGAAATATATAAAGTACATTTTGGATCATGGAGTTATCCTGAGGAGGCGTATTCAAAAGTTTTAGGTGTTCCGCTATACAGTGGTTTTATGTACGCAAGCGTCGCAAGTTACATATGCCAAGCGTGGAGAAGATTACATTTACAAATGTATCATTGGCCTAAAGCCATTTTTGCCGTGCCGCTAGGAGCTATGATTTACTTCAATTTTTTTACACATCATTTTCTATATGACTTTAGATGGGTATTAACTTTACTTTTATTCATTGTTTTCTTTCGCACATTTGTGGAATTTTCATTACAAGGCGTTACATATAAAATGCCCCTCGTACTCTCATTTTTCCTTATCGGATTCTTTATTTGGATTGCAGAAAACATCGCAACATTTTTCGGAGCATGGCAATATCCAAATCAACGGGAAACATGGAACCTCGTTCACCTAAGCAAAATTAGCTCATGGTTTTTACTCGTTGTCATTAGCATTATGATTGTTACACAACTCAAACATTTGAAGGGGTCGAAAGGATAA
- a CDS encoding DinB family protein: MNRIVGLKQFEITRGALLNFMETLDDKTADKQPEGFNNTIRWHIGHVLSAAETFMFGREFKHLPSEYPGMFGYGSRPSKWETEGPSLEVLKSQLQEQAKRINEIPAEAFENKLPEPFLGLETVGELYGMMLYHEADHIGQMKAMERIIKAL; this comes from the coding sequence ATGAATAGAATAGTTGGTTTAAAACAATTTGAAATAACGCGTGGAGCATTACTTAACTTTATGGAAACTTTAGATGACAAAACTGCGGATAAGCAGCCGGAGGGCTTTAATAACACAATCCGCTGGCATATCGGTCACGTGTTATCTGCAGCAGAGACTTTCATGTTTGGAAGAGAATTTAAACATTTACCAAGTGAATATCCAGGTATGTTTGGATATGGATCAAGACCATCTAAATGGGAAACAGAAGGGCCATCATTAGAAGTGTTAAAGTCTCAGTTACAAGAGCAAGCGAAGCGCATTAATGAAATTCCAGCAGAAGCATTTGAAAATAAACTTCCAGAGCCATTCTTAGGATTGGAAACAGTAGGGGAGCTTTACGGTATGATGCTTTATCATGAAGCAGATCATATTGGTCAAATGAAGGCGATGGAACGTATTATTAAAGCTCTATAG
- a CDS encoding DinB family protein, producing the protein MLDVLRHQYNLISSTRENLFTFLEELPLEKLHSTVPNFGSGSIIKTHIHVADCYRYWLGTFAFNQKRADFSFASDYEIEHADVEKVRARFKLVDEVVQRFLDEYNDRWLENIANEVKWQKEPWSTTPLWLLTHTETHEFHHKGQIVSMARHLGYTPPDTDLS; encoded by the coding sequence ATGTTAGATGTTTTAAGACACCAATATAATCTTATTAGCTCTACAAGAGAAAACCTATTTACGTTTTTGGAAGAACTCCCACTAGAAAAATTACATAGCACAGTGCCGAATTTCGGAAGTGGCAGCATTATAAAAACCCATATTCATGTAGCCGATTGCTATCGATACTGGCTTGGAACATTCGCATTTAACCAAAAACGAGCAGATTTTTCATTTGCTAGCGATTATGAAATTGAACATGCAGATGTCGAAAAAGTTCGTGCTAGATTTAAGTTAGTAGATGAAGTTGTCCAACGTTTTCTAGATGAATACAATGACCGGTGGCTCGAAAATATAGCAAATGAAGTGAAATGGCAAAAAGAACCTTGGAGCACAACTCCGCTATGGCTTTTAACCCATACGGAGACTCATGAGTTTCATCATAAAGGACAAATTGTATCTATGGCTCGCCACCTTGGATATACTCCTCCTGATACAGACCTTAGTTGA
- a CDS encoding LysR family transcriptional regulator, whose protein sequence is MEIKQLITFKVAAETLNFTQTAKKLNFAQSSVTAQIKTLETELGTPLFERLGKRLFLTEAGRKFQLYADKMIALSNEAKMAVKDDEEIAGTLIIGAQESQCTYRLPSILKRFKAQFPQIKLIFKPAHSNKDAKEQLMEGKVDLVFILDECKTEDVLHVEPLMKEELKVVAAPTHRLLEQSSVSIKDLESETLLLTELGCSYRTLFEELFRAEDVYPANKIEFVSVEAIKQCVIADLGVAVLPAIVVEKDIREGTVKELVLKETIPPIYTQIAWHKDKWMTSPLQQFIDVTREFFARD, encoded by the coding sequence ATGGAGATAAAACAATTAATTACATTTAAAGTAGCGGCAGAGACTTTGAACTTTACCCAAACTGCGAAGAAATTAAACTTTGCCCAATCGAGCGTAACAGCGCAAATTAAAACGTTAGAAACTGAGCTTGGTACGCCGTTATTTGAGAGATTGGGAAAACGCCTTTTCTTAACTGAAGCAGGAAGAAAGTTTCAACTATATGCCGATAAGATGATTGCGCTCAGTAACGAAGCGAAAATGGCTGTGAAAGATGATGAGGAAATAGCAGGTACGTTAATAATTGGTGCGCAAGAAAGTCAATGTACATACAGGCTCCCTTCCATATTAAAAAGGTTTAAAGCGCAATTTCCCCAAATAAAACTTATATTTAAACCAGCGCATTCCAATAAAGATGCGAAGGAACAATTGATGGAGGGGAAAGTAGACCTTGTATTTATTTTAGACGAATGTAAAACAGAAGACGTTTTACATGTAGAGCCACTTATGAAAGAAGAATTAAAAGTAGTAGCTGCTCCTACGCATCGTTTACTTGAACAATCTTCCGTTTCTATAAAAGATTTAGAGAGTGAAACACTTTTACTAACAGAACTCGGTTGCTCGTATCGGACTTTATTCGAAGAGTTATTTCGTGCGGAAGACGTATATCCGGCAAATAAGATTGAGTTTGTTAGCGTAGAGGCAATTAAACAATGTGTTATTGCAGATTTAGGTGTAGCCGTGTTACCAGCTATAGTAGTAGAAAAAGATATACGAGAAGGTACAGTAAAGGAGTTAGTTTTAAAAGAAACAATTCCCCCGATTTATACGCAAATTGCTTGGCATAAAGATAAATGGATGACATCGCCACTGCAACAATTTATTGATGTAACGAGGGAGTTTTTTGCGAGGGATTAA
- a CDS encoding quinone oxidoreductase family protein — protein MKALCFEQFGNADVLQYKEIADPIINPNEILVRMQAIGLNFADIYRRRGDYHLAGNPPYILGYEGAGIVEKVGADVTTINPGDRIAFADVPFANAELVAVPSEKAIPLPDSISFETAASILLQGLTAHYLTKDSYQIKQGDIALVHAAAGGVGQLLIQMIKLQGGTVIGLTSSKEKAQIAALAGADHVFLYSEAWHTNVLEMTNDAGVNVVYESVGSTLEESFKATKIGGTVVFYGMAGGNPAPVDPRMLMDTSKTLTGGDLWNVLISYEERKERSSQLFEWIANGKLNIASPTTFSLQDGALAHELLESRKSTGKILLIP, from the coding sequence ATGAAAGCACTTTGTTTCGAACAGTTTGGAAATGCTGATGTACTACAATATAAAGAAATAGCTGATCCAATCATAAATCCAAATGAAATTCTTGTTCGCATGCAAGCAATTGGTTTAAATTTCGCTGATATTTATAGACGCCGCGGCGATTATCATCTCGCTGGTAATCCGCCTTATATATTAGGTTATGAAGGGGCTGGTATTGTTGAAAAAGTAGGAGCTGACGTTACTACTATCAATCCTGGAGATCGCATTGCATTTGCTGACGTTCCATTTGCAAATGCAGAATTAGTTGCCGTTCCATCTGAAAAAGCAATTCCACTTCCAGATTCTATTTCTTTTGAAACAGCCGCTTCTATCTTATTACAAGGATTAACAGCACATTATTTAACGAAAGATAGCTATCAAATAAAACAAGGTGATATAGCTTTAGTACATGCCGCAGCTGGTGGTGTTGGTCAGCTTCTCATCCAAATGATTAAACTACAGGGCGGAACAGTAATCGGTCTTACGTCATCAAAAGAAAAAGCACAGATAGCAGCGTTAGCCGGTGCCGATCACGTATTTTTATATAGCGAAGCATGGCATACGAATGTACTTGAAATGACTAATGATGCTGGCGTAAATGTTGTGTATGAATCAGTAGGTTCTACATTAGAAGAAAGCTTTAAAGCGACTAAAATTGGTGGTACTGTCGTATTTTACGGAATGGCCGGTGGTAATCCTGCGCCAGTTGATCCACGTATGCTTATGGATACTTCGAAAACTTTAACTGGCGGAGACCTTTGGAATGTACTTATATCTTACGAAGAGCGAAAAGAACGTTCCTCTCAACTATTCGAATGGATTGCGAATGGAAAATTAAACATCGCGAGTCCTACTACATTCTCTTTACAAGATGGTGCTCTTGCACATGAATTATTAGAGAGCCGAAAAAGTACTGGGAAGATTTTATTAATCCCATGA
- a CDS encoding histidine phosphatase family protein, which yields MKTRETDSNGKLVTLYVTRHGKTILNANHRVQGWADSPLVEKGVEVAANLGMGLKDTHFTSVYSSDSGRAIETANLVLKYNEQSKLKLETRKDLRELNFGTFEGEKVEIMWDAIGKAAGVTSPDELMKYSIEEVINLIRAADPTKQAEGWAVFSTRIKKEINRISEEAAENGGGNVLVVAHGLLITALIEMLDRSKTKLGVENASVTKVLYEDGKYTVESVGDMSYVEKGKESVEI from the coding sequence ATGAAGACGCGAGAAACAGATAGTAATGGGAAATTAGTTACGTTATATGTTACAAGACACGGTAAAACAATATTAAATGCGAATCATCGCGTGCAAGGTTGGGCGGATTCTCCGTTAGTAGAAAAAGGTGTTGAAGTTGCCGCGAATCTAGGAATGGGATTAAAAGATACTCATTTTACTAGTGTATATAGTAGTGATAGCGGTCGAGCGATTGAAACTGCTAATTTAGTATTAAAATATAATGAGCAATCAAAGTTAAAACTTGAGACAAGAAAAGATTTACGTGAATTGAACTTTGGCACTTTTGAAGGCGAAAAAGTTGAAATTATGTGGGATGCTATCGGAAAAGCTGCAGGTGTTACATCACCAGACGAACTCATGAAGTATTCTATTGAAGAAGTTATTAATCTGATTAGAGCAGCAGACCCTACAAAACAGGCAGAAGGTTGGGCAGTATTTTCTACTCGTATAAAAAAAGAAATTAATAGGATTAGTGAAGAAGCTGCTGAAAATGGTGGAGGCAACGTTTTAGTTGTAGCTCATGGACTTCTGATTACTGCATTAATAGAAATGCTGGATCGTAGTAAAACAAAACTTGGAGTGGAAAATGCAAGTGTAACGAAAGTTTTATATGAAGATGGGAAGTATACAGTCGAATCGGTTGGGGATATGAGTTATGTTGAAAAAGGAAAAGAAAGTGTGGAAATATAA
- a CDS encoding GNAT family N-acetyltransferase, translating to MVTIRQEQKNDYRKTEEVVQQAFLHEEFSDKKEHELVKRIRECDAFVPALSIVAVDEEIVGHIMLSKITIEQDGTTVDSLALAPVSVAPGHQKKGIGGKLIVAALEKAKELGYGSVVVLGHPEYYPKLGFKKASDWNIKAPCEVPDEVFMVMELRENALQGVEGVVQYSEAFSE from the coding sequence ATGGTAACGATCAGACAAGAACAAAAAAACGATTATAGAAAAACAGAAGAAGTTGTACAACAAGCATTTTTACATGAAGAATTTAGTGATAAAAAAGAACATGAACTTGTAAAACGTATTAGAGAATGTGACGCATTTGTTCCAGCGTTATCAATCGTTGCGGTAGATGAGGAAATAGTCGGGCACATTATGTTATCCAAAATTACAATAGAACAAGACGGGACTACTGTAGATTCATTAGCACTGGCACCAGTATCAGTTGCTCCAGGCCATCAGAAAAAAGGAATTGGTGGCAAACTTATCGTAGCGGCGCTAGAAAAAGCGAAAGAACTTGGATATGGATCAGTTGTAGTATTAGGGCATCCAGAGTACTATCCGAAATTGGGTTTTAAGAAAGCAAGTGATTGGAATATAAAAGCACCATGTGAAGTGCCAGATGAAGTGTTTATGGTGATGGAACTTAGAGAGAATGCTCTTCAAGGTGTTGAAGGGGTTGTTCAGTATTCGGAAGCTTTTTCTGAATAA